From the genome of Streptomyces sp. NBC_01304:
CGCGACCCTCGAACTGCGGGAGCAGCTTCTCGGCGGCGATCTCCTTGACGCGGTCCAGCTCGGCGTCGCGCTCCTGCTTGCCGGCGATGGTCAACGCCTGCGACAGCTCGGAGGTGACGGCGGCGGACAGCGCCTCCAGGACGTCGTCCTGGTAGTCCAGGAAGACGGGGAACTCGCCGGTCGGCTTCGCAGCCTTGGCGGCGAGCTCGGCCTGGGCCTTGCAGAGGACCTTGATGAAGGGCTTCGCGGCCTCGAGACCGGCGGCCACGATCTCCTCGGTCGGCGCCTGGGCGCCGCCCTTGACGAGCTCGATGGTCTTCTCGGTGGCCTCGGCCTCGACCATCATGATCGCGACGTCGCCGTCCTCCAGGACGCGACCGGCGACCACCATGTCGAAGACGGCGTCCTCGAGCTCGGTGTGCGTCGGGAAGCCGACCCACTGGCCCTTGATCAGGGCGACACGGGTGCCGCCGATCGGGCCGGAGAAGGGCAGGCCGGCCAGCTGCGTGGAGCAGGAGGCGGCGTTGATCGCGACCACGTCGTACAGGTGGTCGGGGTTGAGCGCCATGATCGTCTCGACGATCTGGATCTCGTTGCGCAGGCCCTTCTTGAAGGAAGGACGCAGCGGGCGGTCGATCAGACGGCAGGTGAGGATCGCGTCCTCGGAGGGGCGGCCCTCGCGGCGGAAGAAGGATCCGGGGATCTTTCCGGCCGCGTACTGGCGCTCCTCGACGTCCACCGTGAGGGGGAAGAAGTCGAGCTGGTCCTTGGGCCGCTTGGAAGCGGTGGTGGCCGACAGCACCATGGTGTCGTCGTCCAGGTACGCAACGGCGGAGCCGGCGGCCTGCTTGGCGAGGCGGCCCGTCTCGAAGCGAATGGTGCGGGTGCCGAAGGTTCCGTTGTCGATAACGGCCTCGGCGTAGTGGGTCTCGTTCTCCACTAGCGTTTTCTCCTACGTATCGTCTTTCGTCCCCTGGCCCGTGTGGCCGGGGGACGTATCCGGAGAAGCGCGCCTTGGGTGCGGGCCGGTCTTCGATCGAAGCACCCGGGTTGTGTGTCCCGGGGGCCACTACCGAGGACCGGCGGCGGCTGAAGGGGCGCTTCTCCTCATCTGTGGCGTTGTGCGACCAGACTACTTAGGTCCGGTGACACAGCGCACGTACAGCAAAGGGAGCGGCCCCCTAAGAGTGGGAACCGCTCCCTTCAGCATGACTTACTTGGCGCCGCCGGCCGCACCGCGGCGGATGCCCAGGCGGTCGACCAGCGCACGGAAGCGCTGGATGTCCTTCTTGGCCAGGTACTGCAGAAGGCGGCGACGCTGGCCGACGAGGATCAGCAGACCCCGACGGGAGTGGTGGTCGTGCTTGTGCGTCTTGAGGTGCTCGGTCAGGTCCGAGATCCGGCGCGACAGCATGGCGACCTGGACCTCGGGGGAGCCGGTGTCGCCCTCCTTCTGACCGAACTCGGCAATGAGCTGCTTCTTCGTAGCGGCGTCGAGCGGCACGCGTACTCCTCTTAGGGTTCTGAGCGCCCACGAGTGCCCCTGGTCTAGTTCTCAGGGGAGCTTCCGTGACTCGGAGGCGGAAGACCGATGAGCGCAGCTCCCAGGGAAGCTCTCGCTTCGTTCCGGGGGCGCGTACACAAACGGCCGTTACACAGAGTACCAGCCGCCAGGAGTGCCCCTGACGGCTGGTAGTGGACTGCGGAACGCGGGCCTTTGGGGGCCCGGCGGTCAAATTCCGCCGCGGACCTTCTCGTACACGTCGAGGACGGCCAGGCAGAGCGGGATCAGCGAGAGCAGCACCAGGGAGTCCGCGAGGTCGAGCATCCGGCCCCAGAAGGGGGACAGGCCCTTCTGCGGGACGATCAGCGCGATCGCGATCAGGAGCAGCGCACCGCCCAGGACGCAGGCGCCGAGCCACAGGGTGCGGACGTCGACCGGAGCGGAGTTGCCCGTGTAGAAGTCCTTCAGGATCCCGAGCGGGGGCGAGATCGCGAGGCCGAGGATCAGCAGGCCGATCGTGATGACGCCGGCCACGAGGAGGCAGGTGACCTGCGCGGTGTAGCGGAACAGACGGGCCCGCAGCATCGCCGCGAGGCCGACCACGAGGGCCACCAGCTGGGCCCAGCCGCTGTCGCTGAAGCCGAGCACCGCGCCGCCGGCGCCGACGATGACGATCGCGCAGCCGCCGACCAGGCCGAGCATCAGCTCGTGGCCGCGGCTGGTCTGGGCCACGATGCGCTGGACGTCGACGGCCTCGAGGTTGCCCTCCTGGCCCTCGCGGCGGGCGCGGGCCAGGTCTTCCGGATTGCGGAAACCGATGGGGAGCTTCGCGAAGCGGGCCGACCAGCCGGGCAGGAAGCCGACGACGGCGATGGCGACGACCGCGGTCCCGGCGGCGATCTCGCGCGGCTCGGCCTCGGTGAGGATCCCGCAGAACGCGGCGAGCGTGCCGATCGTGGCGGCCAGCGCCGCGGCGACGAACGGGGCGTCGCCCGACGGAAGCAGCATGATCAGGACGACGGAGAAGATCAGTACGGCCACACAGCCGACCAGGAACTGAAGCCGGCCCGGCCCCTCGCCCACGTCCTGCGACAGCACACCCGAGCCCGCGATGAGCGCGTGCGGCAGGGAGGCGATGCCGAGGGCGACCGCGGCGCCGCGGTCGTCGTACACCCGGGCCCGTACACCCGCGAGAGCCGTCAGCGAGATGGCGACGACGCCCGCGACGAGGCCCTGCAGGCCGTGCATGTCGTGGAAGAGCGGGTCCGCGAACCAGAAGACGAAGCCGAGCATCGTCAGCAGGAGCACGCCCGAGACCAGGCCGGCCACCCGCATGAGGTTGTCGTTCCAGCCGCGCAGGTCCTGCTTAACGGCCGTGGCGACCGCGTCCACCACGTCGTCGTGGACGGCCGGGGGCAGCGAGTCGGCGAAGGGGCGAAGGAGCAGCACCTCGCCGTCCCTGACCCGGTGCTCCTGGAGCGAGCGGCTGGCGTCCAGAACGTCTCCGTCGCGGCGCACCAGGTGGTAGCCGGCGAGAGCGTTGTCCGCGTGGGCCATGCCCGACAGCCGGATGATCTCGGGATAGATGTCCTGGATCGGCAGGTCCTCGGGCAGCGCGACGTCGATGCGACTGTCCGGCGCTGCGACGGTGACCCGGCAGAACCCAGTTGATGACCCGACTGTGCCCGTGCTCACCTGGTGATCCCCCTGCTGGACAAGGTCTGCGATTGCCTCTACTACGCCGTTCGTACGACGCGGAGCGCCACCCTATCGCCCACCTGTGACCGTGGGCCCCCCGCCTCCCTCATTTCTCCTCGCTCCCCCTTCGCATCTCCACCCCCTCCTGCCTCCCTGGGTGTCAGTGCTTGACAGTAGGATCGGCGCCTACGCGTCCCGCCTCTGTGGGCCGGGGGTCCGGGGTCAGCCCCGGGAAAACACAGCCAGCAACGCGAAGGATGAGTGCATCGGTGAGCGTCGTCATCATCAAACGGCAGCCACGGATCCAGCTGCCCGCTGTCCCGGACGGCGAGGTGAAGCTGGAGTCCCCGCCCGAGATTCCGCGGGAGGGCGACGAGGGCGTGCTGATGAACCTGCTGCCGATGCTCGGCATGCTCGGTTCCGTCGGCTTCTTCTTCATGCCTAACCTGCCCCCCTTCATGCGCGTCGTCGGTGGTCTGATGCTGGCCTCGACGCTCGCCATGGCCATCGCCCAGTTCGCCAGGTCCCGCCAGCAGGGCGGCGGCGCGGGGATGGCGCAGGACCGGCGTGACTACTTCCGCTATCTGGAGCAGGTCCGCAAGGACGTGCACAAGACGGCCGATCTGCAGCGCCGCACCCAGCTCTTCCAGCACCCGGACCCGGACCAGCTGTGGGCGCTCGCGGCCGACGGCAGGCGCCTTTGGGAGCGCCGTCCCTCGGACGCCGACTTCTCCTCCGTACGGATGGGTCTCGGCACACAGCAGCTGAACACCCCGCTCGTCGCGCCGGAGACGGCGCCGAAGGAGGAGCTGGAGCCGCTCACCGCGGCGGCGATGAAGGCGTTCCTCGACGCGCACGGCAGCATCTCCGACCTGCCGGTCGCCGTCTCGCTGCGGGCCTTCTACCACGTGGCCATCGCGGGCGACACGGACACGGTGTACGGCAACGCGCGCGCGGTCGTCTCGCAGCTCGCCACCCTGCACTCCCCCGAAGACCTGCTGATCGCCGTGGTCGCGCACCCGGCGGCCGCCGCGGACTGGGACTGGATCAAGTGGCTGCCGCACAGCCAGCACCCGAAGCAGAAGGACGGCGCGGGCTCGGCCCGGCTGCTCTTCGACGACCTCGGTGAGCTGGAGGAAGCCCTCGCGGACCAGCTGTCGGACCGGCCGCGCTGGAACCGCGACGCGAACCCGCTCTACGACCAGCCGCACCTCGTCGTCATCCTGGACGGCGGCACCGTCCCGCCCGACTCCGAGCTGGCCGGCGCCGAGGGCCTGCAGGGCGTCACCTTCCTGGAGATGGCGCCCGGCGAGCTGGAGGACGAGCTCCGCGGCGGCCTGACCGCGTACGTACACCCGAATCGTCTGAAGCTGTACGTGGGCCACGAGTCGGCGTACACCGGCACGGCCGACGTCCTCAAGGCCGAGCAGGCCGAGTCGCTGGCCCGGCAGCTGGCCGCGTTCCGCGTCGGCTCCGCCGAAGAGGGCGAGCCGCTGCTCTCCAACCTGGACTTCACCGACCTGATGGGCATCGGTGACGCGGGCACGGTCGACGTGTCGCGCACTTGGCGACCGCGCACCCTGCACGAGCGGCTGCGCGTGCCGATCGGTGTCGGCGAGAGCGGCGAGCCGGTCATGCTCGACCTCAAGGAGGCCTCGCAGGAGGGCATGGGCCCGCACGGCCTGTGCGTCGGAGCGACCGGTTCCGGTAAGTCCGAGGTACTTCGTACGCTGGTGCTCGGCCTCGCCGTGACGCACTCGTCGGAGACCCTCAACTTCATCCTCGCGGACTTCAAGGGTGGTGCGACCTTCGCCGGTATGGCGGACATGCCGCACACCGCGGCCGTCATCACCAACCTCGCGGACGACCTCACGCTCGTCGACCGCATGCGTGACTCGATCCAGGGTGAGACGCAGCGCCGCCAGGAGCTGCTTCGTACGGCGGGCAACTACGCGAACATCCACGACTACGAGAAGGCGCGCGCGGCCGGTGCGGCGCTCGAGCCGCTGGCCTCGCTGGTGATCGTGCTCGACGAGTTCTCCGAACTCCTCACCGCCAAGCCCGACTTCATCGACATGTTCATCCAGATCGGCCGTATCGGCCGTTCGCTGGGTGTGCACTTGCTGCTCGCCTCGCAGCGTCTGGAAGAGGGCAAGCTGCGCGGCCTGGACACCTATCTCTCGTACCGCATCGGTCTGCGTACGTTCTCGGCCGCCGAGTCGCGTACCGCGATCGGTGTGCCGGACGCCTATCACCTGCCGTCGATCCCGGGTTCCGGGTATCTGCGGTACGACACCGACACGATGGTCCGCTTCAAGGCCGCGTACGTGTCCGGTGCCTACCGCGGCGAAGGCCCCTCGCGCGTGCAGCGCTCCACGCAGCTGCGGCCCGCGGTGTTCACGGCGACCGAGGTGGCACTGCCGCCGCAGCCCGTGATCGAGGAGCCGGACACCTCGAACGAGGTGGACGACGCCCTCGCCGACACCGTGCTCGACGTCATCGTCGGCAAGATGATCAACCAGGGCCCCCCGGCCCACCAGGTGTGGCTGCCCCCGCTGGAGGAGGCGCCGTCCCTGGAGCAGTTGCTGCCGCAGCTGGCGGTCACGCCCGAGCGTGGTCTGACCGCGCCGGAGTACACCGCGCTCGGCCGGCTCAATGTGCCGGTCGGCCTCGTGGACAAGCCGTTCGAGCAGCGGCGTGACGTGCTGTACCGGGACTTCTCCGGTGGCGCCGGTCACGGTCTGTTCATCGGTGGTCCGCAGTCCGGCAAGTCGACGCTGCTCCGCACGATGATCTCGGCGTTCGCCTTCACGCACACGCCGAGCGAAGTGCAGTTCTACTGCCTGGACTTCGGTGGCGGTGGCCTCATCGCCATGGAGGAGCTGGCACACGTCGGTGGCGTCGCCAACCGTCTGGACGCCGAGAAGGTACGCCGTACGGTCAGCGAGGTCTCGGGGATCCTGAACGAGCGCGAGGAGTACTTCCGCGCGAACAACGTCGACTCGATCACGACCTTCCGCCAGCGCCGCGCGCAGGGCCTGCTGCCCGACCAGAAGTGGGGCGACGTCTTCCTCATCGTCGACGGCTGGGCGACCTTCAAGACGGACTACGAGGCGCTCGAGGCGACCGTCACCGACATGGCGACGCGCGGTCTCGGCTTCGGTGTGCACGTCATCCTCACCGCGAGCCGCTACACCGAGGTGCGGCCCGCGCTGAAGGACATGCTGCAGAACCGCATCGAGCTGCGGCTCGGTGACCCGACCGAGTCCGAGATCGACCGCAAGGTCGCGCAGAACGTCCCGGCGGCCGTCCCCGGCCGCGGTCTGACCCAGGACAAGCTGCACTTCATGACGGCGCTCCCCCGGGTCGACGGCTCCTCGGAGACCGAGGACCTGTCGGACGCGACGGGCGTGCTCATCCGCGGCATCAACGAGAACTGGCAGGGCAACCCCGCCCCGGCCGTGCGACTGCTGCCGACGATCCTGGAGTCCGACCGCCTGCCCAAGGGCTTCGAGCACCCGGACCGCGGTGTCGCCTTCGGCATCGACGAGTCGCAACTCGCGCCGGTCTTCGTGGACTTCGAGACCGACCCGCACTTCATCGTCTTCGGTGAGAGCGAGTCCGGTAAGTCCGCGGTGCTCCGGATGCTCATCAAGCAGATCACCGAGCGGTACACCCCGGAGCAGGCGAAGATCGTCATGGGTGACTACCGCCGTGCGCACCTGGAGGGCATCCCCGAGTCGCACCTCTCGCGCTACTGCGCCTCGGCGCCGGCCCTGACCGAGACCCTGGAGGGCCTCGCGGGCTCGCTGCACCGCCGGATGCCGGGTCCGGACGTCACGCCGGAGCAGCTGCGCAACCGCAGTTGGTACTCCAGCCCGGACGCGTTCGTCATCATCGACGACTACGACCTGGTGGCCACGGGCATGAACCCGCTCTCGCCGCTCCTGGAGTACCTGCCCTTCGCCCGCGACGTCGGCCTGCGCGTCATCATCGCGCGCGCGTCGGGCGGCGCCAGCCGCTCGCTGTACGAGCCGGTCATGCAGCGCCTGAAGGAGCTCGGCGCCCAGGGCCTGGTCATGTCCGGGGACCGTGGCGAGGGGCAGCTGCTCGGCAACATCTATCCGCAGCAACTCCCGCCGGGGCGTGGCCAGTTCCACACCCGTCGGCGGGGCGGGCAGATGGTGCAGACGGGGTGGCTGCCGGCTCGGTACTGATCGATCCGTCGGTACGTTTGTGAAGGGGCGGCACCCGAGTCGGGTGCCGCCCCTTCACATGTCCTGGGTGCGGGCGGGCTCAGAAGAGCCCGTGCCACATCTGGTCGACGATCGTGGCCCACCAGTTGTCGCGCTCCAGGGCGCGGGCGTCGATCGCGACGAGCCGCTCCTGGAACTGCTTCACGGCCGCGCCCGCCTGGTGCGGGTCCATGCCCACCATGCCGTTGCGGGTGGCGACGAGCAGGGCGAGGGAGCGTACGAACGCCGGGACCGAGGTGTTCACCAGGCGGCCCGAGCCCGACTTGGGGCTGGCCGCCCAGACCAGGCCCTGCCATTCGGGAGAGCCCGCGCACTGCACGGTGATCTCGGCCCAGCCGTCGGTGCCGATGCGGACGTGCCCGGCGAGCGTGGCGAGTTGGGCCTCGGGGATCTGGGCGCCCTGGTGGCGCAGATGGCTCGCGGCGTCCATCACCGGGTGGCCGGGCCTGGCCGCGCCGAAGAAGAAGGGCACGTCCGCCGGGAGGCCGGCGACGGTCAGCGTCTGCACGGCAGCCGGGGGCAGCGGGTGCATGGCCAACTCCTGGGGCGCGAAGCGGCGTACGCCGCTGCCGCCCTCCTCCTCGCCGAAGAGCTTGTCGAGGTGCAGGCCGAGGTCGGCGTCGGGGACGGCACGCGCGGGCGTGATCTGCGCGGGGAGCGGCGCCCGGTGGGGACGCGGTGGGGGCTGCTGCCCGCCGATGCTGTGGATCATCTCGACGTGCTGGATCAGTGCGGCGACGCCGTTCTCCCGCTCCTGCTCGAACATCCCGTACTCCTGCGCACAGGAGAACTGCGCCGTGGGCAGCGCGCCGGAGAGCAGGAACTCCCCCGTGTAGCCACCGGGGAGGAGGGCGGGGCGCAGGTCGGTGTGGACCCCGACGACGTTCTGCGGCGGCACGTTCATGCGGATCAGCTCGTGGTACGCCTGGATCTCGGCCTGGGGGACGCCCGGGGCCGAGTTCTTGAAGAGCGAAGTCTCCTCGCCGTTGGCCGGGTTGACGTACGTGAACACCGCGGTGTTGCCAGGGCCGGTGACCGGGGCCTGCTCGGTGGTGGGGCCTCCCGTGCCGGGGCCTCCGGCTGCGGGGCCGGCGGCCACCTGCGCCATGACCGCGTCCGGGTTTTGGGCGAACTGCTGGGCGAAGGCGAGCGCCGCCCGCATCGACGGGTCGTCGTCGGATATCTGGGGCGCCTGCCGGTCGCCGCCCTGGGGCGGGGGCGGGGGCATCTGGGCGTGCGGTGCGGGAGTGCCGTGCTTGTCCTCGTACATCCTGATGACCTCCTCGACCGGGACGGCGGACGGCCAGGTCGACAACTCACCGGTGCCGCGGTCCACCACTCCGCTGGCGCCGCCGATCTCGGCGGGCGGGCGGCGCGCTCCGGTCACCGGATCGATCTCCATCGGCGGCGGTGCCGCCCACACCACCCAGCCGAGCGAGAACTCCTGCATGAGCACTTCGCGGCGCTGTCCTGCGGGTGCGGCACCGTTCAACCAGCGGTCGGCGGTGGCGAAGGCCTGCTCCTGGGTGGTCACGGAGGGCTCCTTGAGGCGTGTGGGGATGCATGGCGCTGTTACGGGGGTTGTGACCATCGACCCTAAACGACCGGTGTGACAAGCAGAGCGCGGGCGCTACGCTGAAGCGGCGAGAGCTAATACCGAGCAACGGGGGGCAGTTGTGGCCGACGATCCGTACGTCATCGAGCCCGGAAGCTACAAGACCGAGGGCTTCCACATGTACGAGGTGGGCCAGGCCTTCGCCAAGGCGGCCAAGGAGCTTTCCACCGGGCTCGAGGCGCTCGAGAAGGGCGACACCCCGCCCTGGGGCGACGACGAGTTCGGGGAGAACTTCGGCGTGCCCTACGAAGGTCTGCGCAAGGGCTTCGACGAAGCGATGCCGAGCCTCGCGGAGCGGATCGCGGGCATCGGGGTCGCGTTCTCGCAGATCGGCATCCGCAACGAGAAGCAGGAACAGAAGGAACACGACACCTACCAGCAGATCACGGGCCAGTACGACGGCCAGGTCGGCGCCAAGGTGTCCTCCATCAAGAGCGTCTAGCCGTCCCGAGGGTGTCTGTGCCGCATACGGGATGCCGCATGCGGGATGCGGGATGAGGGCCGTTCTTGCGTCAAGTCTTGGCATCGACTCTTGCATCAAGGCTGTGACACGAACCCCCTCCAGTTGAAGGCGGGGCGCTGGGTAAGCTCTGGGAACCGCTGTACTTCGTGTGACTTCCCTATCGCTCGGGGGAGTTGCACGGCCGGTTGCCTAACGGGGGAGCGCTGCTGTGTCGATCATGCTGCCGGACGAACTCGAGTGGGTCCTCGAGATGCTCGGCTTCAGTTGGCCGACCGCCGACGAGGACAAGCTGCGCGCCTGCGGCGACCTCTGGTTCAAGTTCGCCGACGACTGCGACGCGCTGCACATCAGGGCGAACCAGAGCGCCAGCCTCGTGGTGTCCGCGAACGCCGGTCCGGCGATCGAGGCTTTCCAGAAGTCGTACAAGAAGTTCTCCACCGGTAGCGACGGCTACTTCGCGGACGCGGCGCAGGCCGCCAGGATCATCGGTGGCGTGCTGTACGCCGTCTCGGTCGTCGTCCAGATCGCCAAGTACGCCGTCATCGCCCAACTGATCGCGCTCGCCATCGAGATAGCCGCGGCCGCGGCGGCGGCACCCTTCACCTTCGGCCTTTCGGCAGCAGCCGGCGCCGGCGCCACGCAGATCGCCAGGATGGTGGTCAGGCGACTGCTCGATGAGCTCAAGAAGGCGCTCCTAGAGGCCATCGTGGAGTGCATGAAGGAACCGGTCGTCTCCGCGATCCAGGAGATGATCACCGACCTGGTGCGCCAGACCGTGAACGTCGGCTTCGGCGCCCAGCAGGGCTACGACCTCGGCGCCACGGCGAAGGCGGGCAAGGACGGCGCCTGGGAGGCCATCAAGCAGACCCCGCAGACCTTCGGCGAGAGCGTGCGGGACAGCCTGGGCAGCAAGGCCGGCGGCAAGACGCGCGATGCGGCCGAGAACTTCGCCAACGGGAACTCGTCCCAGGCGCCGGGGTCCGGGGACGGGGGCTCCTCGAATTCGTCGAACTCGAATTCGTCCGGCTCCGATTCGTCTTCGTCGAATTCCGGATCCGACTCGAATTCTTCGGGCTCGGATTCGTCTTCGTCCAACTCCAACTCCTCTGACTCCAACTCCTCTAACTCCTCCAACTCCAATTCCAACTCGTCGGACTCGAATTCCTCGGACTCCAACTCCAATTCGTCGAACTCGAACTCCGCTCCACGGTCCTCCCCGGACATCGGCGGCACCGTCCAGGCAGACGCGGGCAACGACGGCCCGTCCCCTGGCGCCGACCTGGGCAACCGCCCCGGCTCCGACAGCGGGCCGAGCTCCTCGGACCCCTCACCCAGCACGCCGGACAGCAGCCCGGCGCCGTCGCCGCGGTCGTCGCTGCCGGACTTCGACGACCCGGGGCCGAGCAGTCCGCCTTCCAACTCCGGTGACAGCAACGGCAGTTCACCGAGCAGCGGAAACTCGCCGTCTCCGGGCGGGCCGAGCAGCAGCGGCCCCTCTTCGCCGTCGCCCTCGTCGCCTTCGCCCTCCGCTCCCCCGTCCGCGGCCCCGAGCTCGTCGGGCGGCAGCAACAGCGGCGGTGGCATCAGCACGAACGTCGACAGCCTCGCGGCGACCGCGCCCCACGCGTCGAACTCCGCCCCGCCGCCGCCCACGTCCGACCCGTCGCCGTCTTCCGCCCCCCGCTCCGACGGCTCATCCGGCATGCCTACGTCGCCGACCACGGGCGGCGACGGTGGGGCGTCCAACCGGCCGGGTGGCGGTACGCAGACCGCCGGCAGCTCGCCTTCGGGGAGCAGTCCGACGAGCCCCAACCCGTCGTCGAACAGGCCTGCGGGGAACCCTTCCTCCACCACGCCTTCGAGTTCGGGGCCGGCTTCCACGCCGAGCGTCACGTCGCCGAACTCCGGGCGGGGGGCTACGC
Proteins encoded in this window:
- a CDS encoding SUKH-4 family immunity protein, with protein sequence MTTQEQAFATADRWLNGAAPAGQRREVLMQEFSLGWVVWAAPPPMEIDPVTGARRPPAEIGGASGVVDRGTGELSTWPSAVPVEEVIRMYEDKHGTPAPHAQMPPPPPQGGDRQAPQISDDDPSMRAALAFAQQFAQNPDAVMAQVAAGPAAGGPGTGGPTTEQAPVTGPGNTAVFTYVNPANGEETSLFKNSAPGVPQAEIQAYHELIRMNVPPQNVVGVHTDLRPALLPGGYTGEFLLSGALPTAQFSCAQEYGMFEQERENGVAALIQHVEMIHSIGGQQPPPRPHRAPLPAQITPARAVPDADLGLHLDKLFGEEEGGSGVRRFAPQELAMHPLPPAAVQTLTVAGLPADVPFFFGAARPGHPVMDAASHLRHQGAQIPEAQLATLAGHVRIGTDGWAEITVQCAGSPEWQGLVWAASPKSGSGRLVNTSVPAFVRSLALLVATRNGMVGMDPHQAGAAVKQFQERLVAIDARALERDNWWATIVDQMWHGLF
- the eccD gene encoding type VII secretion integral membrane protein EccD, which produces MSTGTVGSSTGFCRVTVAAPDSRIDVALPEDLPIQDIYPEIIRLSGMAHADNALAGYHLVRRDGDVLDASRSLQEHRVRDGEVLLLRPFADSLPPAVHDDVVDAVATAVKQDLRGWNDNLMRVAGLVSGVLLLTMLGFVFWFADPLFHDMHGLQGLVAGVVAISLTALAGVRARVYDDRGAAVALGIASLPHALIAGSGVLSQDVGEGPGRLQFLVGCVAVLIFSVVLIMLLPSGDAPFVAAALAATIGTLAAFCGILTEAEPREIAAGTAVVAIAVVGFLPGWSARFAKLPIGFRNPEDLARARREGQEGNLEAVDVQRIVAQTSRGHELMLGLVGGCAIVIVGAGGAVLGFSDSGWAQLVALVVGLAAMLRARLFRYTAQVTCLLVAGVITIGLLILGLAISPPLGILKDFYTGNSAPVDVRTLWLGACVLGGALLLIAIALIVPQKGLSPFWGRMLDLADSLVLLSLIPLCLAVLDVYEKVRGGI
- the eccCa gene encoding type VII secretion protein EccCa, which encodes MSVVIIKRQPRIQLPAVPDGEVKLESPPEIPREGDEGVLMNLLPMLGMLGSVGFFFMPNLPPFMRVVGGLMLASTLAMAIAQFARSRQQGGGAGMAQDRRDYFRYLEQVRKDVHKTADLQRRTQLFQHPDPDQLWALAADGRRLWERRPSDADFSSVRMGLGTQQLNTPLVAPETAPKEELEPLTAAAMKAFLDAHGSISDLPVAVSLRAFYHVAIAGDTDTVYGNARAVVSQLATLHSPEDLLIAVVAHPAAAADWDWIKWLPHSQHPKQKDGAGSARLLFDDLGELEEALADQLSDRPRWNRDANPLYDQPHLVVILDGGTVPPDSELAGAEGLQGVTFLEMAPGELEDELRGGLTAYVHPNRLKLYVGHESAYTGTADVLKAEQAESLARQLAAFRVGSAEEGEPLLSNLDFTDLMGIGDAGTVDVSRTWRPRTLHERLRVPIGVGESGEPVMLDLKEASQEGMGPHGLCVGATGSGKSEVLRTLVLGLAVTHSSETLNFILADFKGGATFAGMADMPHTAAVITNLADDLTLVDRMRDSIQGETQRRQELLRTAGNYANIHDYEKARAAGAALEPLASLVIVLDEFSELLTAKPDFIDMFIQIGRIGRSLGVHLLLASQRLEEGKLRGLDTYLSYRIGLRTFSAAESRTAIGVPDAYHLPSIPGSGYLRYDTDTMVRFKAAYVSGAYRGEGPSRVQRSTQLRPAVFTATEVALPPQPVIEEPDTSNEVDDALADTVLDVIVGKMINQGPPAHQVWLPPLEEAPSLEQLLPQLAVTPERGLTAPEYTALGRLNVPVGLVDKPFEQRRDVLYRDFSGGAGHGLFIGGPQSGKSTLLRTMISAFAFTHTPSEVQFYCLDFGGGGLIAMEELAHVGGVANRLDAEKVRRTVSEVSGILNEREEYFRANNVDSITTFRQRRAQGLLPDQKWGDVFLIVDGWATFKTDYEALEATVTDMATRGLGFGVHVILTASRYTEVRPALKDMLQNRIELRLGDPTESEIDRKVAQNVPAAVPGRGLTQDKLHFMTALPRVDGSSETEDLSDATGVLIRGINENWQGNPAPAVRLLPTILESDRLPKGFEHPDRGVAFGIDESQLAPVFVDFETDPHFIVFGESESGKSAVLRMLIKQITERYTPEQAKIVMGDYRRAHLEGIPESHLSRYCASAPALTETLEGLAGSLHRRMPGPDVTPEQLRNRSWYSSPDAFVIIDDYDLVATGMNPLSPLLEYLPFARDVGLRVIIARASGGASRSLYEPVMQRLKELGAQGLVMSGDRGEGQLLGNIYPQQLPPGRGQFHTRRRGGQMVQTGWLPARY
- the rpsO gene encoding 30S ribosomal protein S15 gives rise to the protein MPLDAATKKQLIAEFGQKEGDTGSPEVQVAMLSRRISDLTEHLKTHKHDHHSRRGLLILVGQRRRLLQYLAKKDIQRFRALVDRLGIRRGAAGGAK